From Pan paniscus chromosome 9, NHGRI_mPanPan1-v2.0_pri, whole genome shotgun sequence, the proteins below share one genomic window:
- the C9H11orf68 gene encoding UPF0696 protein C11orf68 homolog isoform X2 — MAAAAAAAVAGVGRGGGGAEPRQERSRARGWAGVERSEGRRMEPGEELEEEDSPGGREDGFTAEHLAAEAMAADMDPWLVFDARTTPATELDAWLAKYPPSQVTRYGDPGSPNSEPVGWIAVYGQGYSPNSGDVQGLQAAWEALQTSGRPITPGTLRQLAITHHVLSGKWLMHLAPGFKLDHAWAGIARAVVEGRLQVAKVSPRAKEGGRQVICVYTDDFTDRLGVLEADSAIRAAGIKCLLTYKPDVYTYLGIYRANRWHLCPTLYESRFQLGGSARGSRVLDRANNVELT, encoded by the exons atggcggcggcggcggcggcggccgtgGCGGGGGTGGGGCGCGGCGGCGGTGGCGCGGAGCCACGGCAGGAGCGGAGCCGGGCCCGGGGCTGGGCCGGCGTCGAACGCAGCGAAGGCCGGAG GATGGAACCAGGTGAGGAGCTGGAAGAGGAGGACTCTCCAGGTGGCCGTGAGGATGGCTTCACCGCCGAGCACCTGGCTGCAGAGGCCATGGCAGCTGACATGGACCCCTGGCTAGTGTTTGATGCCCGCACAACGCCTGCCACTGAGCTGGATGCCTGGCTGGCCAAGTACCCACCATCCCAAGTTACCCGCTATGGGGACCCCGGTTCACCCAACTCAGAGCCTGTGGGCTGGATTGCAGTGTATGGGCAGGGCTACAGCCCCAACTCCGGGGACGTGCAGGGCCTGCAGGCAGCCTGGGAAGCTCTGCAGACCAGTGGGCGGCCCATCACACCGGGTACCCTGCGCCAGCTCGCCATCACCCACCACGTGCTCTCGGGCAAGTGGCTTATGCATCTGGCACCGGGCTTCAAGCTGGACCACGCCTGGGCTGGCATTGCCCGGGCCGTGGTTGAAGGCCGGCTTCAGGTGGCCAAGGTGAGCCCACGGGCCAAGGAGGGTGGGCGCCAGGTCATCTGTGTTTACACGGACGACTTCACGGACCGCTTGGGTGTACTGGAGGCGGATTCAGCCATCCGTGCGGCGGGCATTAAGTGCCTGCTCACCTACAAGCCTGATGTCTACACCTACCTGGGCATCTACCGGGCCAATCGCTGGCACCTCTGCCCCACTCTCTATGAGAGCCGTTTCCAGCTTGGGGGCAGTGCCCGTGGCTCCCGAGTGCTTGACCGTGCCAACAACGTGGAACTGACCTAG
- the C9H11orf68 gene encoding UPF0696 protein C11orf68 homolog isoform X1, translating into MAAAAAAAVAGVGRGGGGAEPRQERSRARGWAGVERSEGRSRMEPGEELEEEDSPGGREDGFTAEHLAAEAMAADMDPWLVFDARTTPATELDAWLAKYPPSQVTRYGDPGSPNSEPVGWIAVYGQGYSPNSGDVQGLQAAWEALQTSGRPITPGTLRQLAITHHVLSGKWLMHLAPGFKLDHAWAGIARAVVEGRLQVAKVSPRAKEGGRQVICVYTDDFTDRLGVLEADSAIRAAGIKCLLTYKPDVYTYLGIYRANRWHLCPTLYESRFQLGGSARGSRVLDRANNVELT; encoded by the exons atggcggcggcggcggcggcggccgtgGCGGGGGTGGGGCGCGGCGGCGGTGGCGCGGAGCCACGGCAGGAGCGGAGCCGGGCCCGGGGCTGGGCCGGCGTCGAACGCAGCGAAGGCCGGAG CAGGATGGAACCAGGTGAGGAGCTGGAAGAGGAGGACTCTCCAGGTGGCCGTGAGGATGGCTTCACCGCCGAGCACCTGGCTGCAGAGGCCATGGCAGCTGACATGGACCCCTGGCTAGTGTTTGATGCCCGCACAACGCCTGCCACTGAGCTGGATGCCTGGCTGGCCAAGTACCCACCATCCCAAGTTACCCGCTATGGGGACCCCGGTTCACCCAACTCAGAGCCTGTGGGCTGGATTGCAGTGTATGGGCAGGGCTACAGCCCCAACTCCGGGGACGTGCAGGGCCTGCAGGCAGCCTGGGAAGCTCTGCAGACCAGTGGGCGGCCCATCACACCGGGTACCCTGCGCCAGCTCGCCATCACCCACCACGTGCTCTCGGGCAAGTGGCTTATGCATCTGGCACCGGGCTTCAAGCTGGACCACGCCTGGGCTGGCATTGCCCGGGCCGTGGTTGAAGGCCGGCTTCAGGTGGCCAAGGTGAGCCCACGGGCCAAGGAGGGTGGGCGCCAGGTCATCTGTGTTTACACGGACGACTTCACGGACCGCTTGGGTGTACTGGAGGCGGATTCAGCCATCCGTGCGGCGGGCATTAAGTGCCTGCTCACCTACAAGCCTGATGTCTACACCTACCTGGGCATCTACCGGGCCAATCGCTGGCACCTCTGCCCCACTCTCTATGAGAGCCGTTTCCAGCTTGGGGGCAGTGCCCGTGGCTCCCGAGTGCTTGACCGTGCCAACAACGTGGAACTGACCTAG
- the DRAP1 gene encoding dr1-associated corepressor, with the protein MPSKKKKYNARFPPARIKKIMQTDEEIGKVAAAVPVIISRALELFLESLLKKACQVTQSRNAKTMTTSHLKQCIELEQQFDFLKDLVASVPDMQGDGEDNHMDGDKGARRGRKPGSGGRKNGGMGTKSKDKKLSGTDSEQEDESEDTDTDGEEETSQPPPQASHPSAHFQSPPTPFLPFASTLPLPPAPPGPSAPDEEDEEDYDS; encoded by the exons ATGCCGAGCAAGAAGAAGAAGTACAACGCGCGGTTCCCGCCG GCGCGGATCAAGAAGATCATGCAGACAGACGAAGAGATCGGGAAGGTGGCGGCGGCGGTGCCTGTCATCATCT CCCGGGCGCTCGAGCTCTTCCTAGAGTCTCTGTTGAAGAAGGCCTGCCAGGTGACCCAGTCGCGGAACGCGAAGACCATGACCACATCCCACCT GAAGCAGTGCATCGAGCTGGAGCAGCAGTTTGACTTCTTGAAGGACCTGGTGGCATCTGTTCCCGACATGCAGGGGGACGGGGAAGACAACCACATGGATGGGGACAAGGGCGCCCGCAG GGGCCGGAAGCCAGGCAGCGGCGGCCGGAAGAACGGTGGGATGGGAACAAAAAGCAAGGACAAGAAGCTGTCCGGGACAGACTCGGAGCAGGAG GATGAATCTGAGGACACAGATACTGATGGGGAAGAGGAGACATCAcaacccccaccccaggccaGCCACCCCTCTGCCCACTTTCAGAG CCCCCCAACACCCTTCCTGCCCTTCGCCTCTACTCTGCCTTTGCCCCCAGCGCCCCCAGGCCCCTCAGCACCTGATGAAGAGGACGAAGAAGATTACGACTCCTAG